From the Candidatus Neomarinimicrobiota bacterium genome, one window contains:
- the tuf gene encoding elongation factor Tu (EF-Tu; promotes GTP-dependent binding of aminoacyl-tRNA to the A-site of ribosomes during protein biosynthesis; when the tRNA anticodon matches the mRNA codon, GTP hydrolysis results; the inactive EF-Tu-GDP leaves the ribosome and release of GDP is promoted by elongation factor Ts; many prokaryotes have two copies of the gene encoding EF-Tu): MSKQKFERTKPHVNIGTIGHVDHGKTTLTAAITMTQSARGMA, encoded by the coding sequence ATGTCAAAGCAGAAATTTGAGAGAACAAAGCCACATGTAAATATAGGAACGATAGGTCATGTAGATCACGGTAAGACAACCTTAACGGCCGCGATCACGATGACCCAAAGCGCCCGTGGTATGGCTG